One genomic region from Chthonomonas calidirosea T49 encodes:
- a CDS encoding NHL repeat-containing protein yields MDRRQFLQLGLLAPFALLAGCGGGGGSPSSSPGGGSSGSGSGGSGSGGSGGSSSGPTIYVTDQGNGRVVKFNDFTGTGWTTYGSTGSSQGQFNLPGGLSVDTQGRIYISDYQNARLVRINDMTGAGWVALGSTLSLVGPYNVTLDSSGYIYIVDFGGQRIVRVYDMNGTGAVALGQLNNPGSAVGQFHGPVAAVVDSTGHIYVVDSNNHRIVRVDNISGLNWTTYGSQGNGQGQFNQPGGIALDSSGRIYISDTLNNRIVRINDMTGAGWTVFGTPGTGVNQFQAPVGIAIDSQNRIYVADNGNNRIVRINDMTGTGWVSYGSQGSGVGNFISPFGIALH; encoded by the coding sequence ATGGATAGACGTCAGTTTTTGCAACTTGGCCTTCTCGCCCCGTTCGCTCTTTTGGCAGGCTGCGGTGGAGGCGGTGGTAGCCCTAGCTCTTCACCAGGAGGAGGCTCTTCAGGAAGCGGTTCCGGTGGTTCTGGCAGTGGTGGCTCCGGTGGAAGCTCTTCAGGGCCGACTATTTATGTTACTGACCAGGGGAATGGACGCGTCGTCAAATTCAACGACTTCACGGGAACAGGTTGGACGACCTATGGATCTACAGGTAGTTCACAAGGCCAATTCAATCTGCCAGGCGGACTTAGCGTGGATACTCAAGGGCGTATCTACATCTCAGATTACCAGAACGCCCGCCTCGTGCGCATCAACGATATGACCGGTGCCGGATGGGTTGCTCTCGGTAGCACGCTTTCCCTAGTAGGTCCCTATAATGTAACTCTCGATAGCTCTGGCTACATCTACATTGTTGACTTTGGTGGTCAACGCATCGTCCGTGTCTATGACATGAACGGAACAGGCGCAGTGGCACTGGGGCAGCTAAATAATCCTGGCTCTGCTGTAGGTCAATTCCACGGTCCTGTAGCGGCTGTTGTGGATTCTACCGGGCATATCTATGTCGTCGACTCCAATAACCACCGCATTGTCCGTGTTGACAACATCAGTGGGCTCAACTGGACGACCTATGGCTCCCAAGGAAATGGCCAAGGACAGTTTAATCAGCCCGGCGGCATAGCGCTGGATAGCAGCGGCCGTATCTACATCTCCGATACCCTCAACAATCGCATTGTTCGCATCAACGACATGACGGGTGCCGGATGGACGGTCTTTGGAACCCCAGGTACTGGGGTCAACCAATTTCAAGCTCCCGTCGGAATTGCCATCGACTCGCAAAATCGCATCTATGTGGCTGACAATGGCAACAATCGCATCGTGCGTATCAATGATATGACCGGAACAGGCTGGGTTAGCTACGGCTCCCAGGGCAGCGGTGTTGGCAACTTTATTAGCCCATTCGGTATCGCACTTCACTAA